The following are from one region of the Hymenobacter radiodurans genome:
- a CDS encoding SusC/RagA family TonB-linked outer membrane protein, which translates to MRKVLLLCMLMVCTILAYRAEAQVRTISGKVVASDGNTLPGVTVVVKGTTQGASTDANGTYTLASVPTTATVLVYSFIGYDTKEVAIGDKTTIDVSLVPNTTGLDEVVVIGYGTQLRRELTGSVATISGADIAQKPVQSFEQSLQGRAPGVNVTTPNGVLNTPPVVRIRGVNSINLSSSPLYVIDGIPAFSGNNSALSSVPNNPLSNVNPNDIESIEVLKDAAAAAIYGSRAAGGVILVTTKNGKKGQSRISLDSWVGWSKPVRLYEVLGAEDYMLIKNEAVRNLNANRASVGAAANNREGFLPSYDADGNVVNTRWYDYIYRTGFSHSNALNFSGGTEKTSYYASVGYTGQNGMLKNNEFKRLSGRINIDHKVYKNFTVGARIGYSNNYNSSPNSGSIGDAAFSIAGLGRAPLVLPPNVAARNPDGTPNINTAGNGVGPGANTNPAPNYAPLVTGYYNPLVDLENNYFTSEGNEIQGSLYANWEILKGLNVRTTYGLNNSSFEDQLFYTALSGDGYATGGQAANYFRTNKRWNWQNTAQYDRSFGNHNASILLGGEQQRTQVDRWGASRTQVADDFFNTYQGNYTNIAVSGNSQGENYLVSYFGRLTYDFNKKYLASINVRRDGYSAWGNEKWGNFYGASLGYIVSEEQFWKDAAFSNVFNFLKFTGSYGEVGNSQGINDFASLSTYGSGLYGSSATLGYSTAGNPDLTWETSKKTDVGFSFGLFQDRVQGDFSYYRNLVDGLILDVPQAPSRGVPNNTIAANVGSMRNTGIELNMNLRAIQGKDFSWTVNGNYTTLKNRVETLVTEGQRIATATSGLEIVNFTEVGRSVGEILAVPSLGVNPLTGQRMVRKIDGTVVQYNHLGTTGPGSTGWTTLDGVNTTAPTQLADGIYYGPTLPKWYGGFDNTFRYKNFDLGVFIQFSGAIISIMAPNRACMTSASGTMKKIS; encoded by the coding sequence ATGAGAAAAGTTTTACTACTGTGCATGCTTATGGTGTGTACTATTCTGGCCTATCGGGCAGAGGCACAGGTGCGTACCATCTCCGGAAAGGTGGTAGCATCTGATGGCAATACGCTGCCTGGCGTAACCGTGGTGGTGAAAGGCACTACCCAAGGCGCCTCTACCGATGCCAACGGTACTTACACCTTAGCTTCGGTGCCCACCACGGCCACCGTCTTAGTGTATTCTTTTATCGGCTACGACACGAAAGAGGTAGCAATAGGCGATAAGACGACCATTGATGTGAGCTTGGTGCCGAATACTACCGGCCTCGATGAAGTAGTAGTAATCGGCTACGGTACCCAGCTTCGCCGTGAGCTGACAGGCTCGGTGGCTACCATCAGCGGAGCTGATATAGCCCAGAAGCCTGTGCAAAGCTTCGAGCAGTCGCTGCAAGGGCGCGCTCCCGGCGTAAACGTCACGACTCCTAACGGCGTGCTGAATACGCCTCCCGTGGTTCGAATTCGGGGGGTGAACTCCATCAACCTCAGCTCTTCGCCACTATATGTTATTGACGGCATTCCGGCATTCAGCGGCAACAACTCGGCACTTTCCAGTGTGCCCAATAACCCGCTCAGCAACGTGAACCCCAATGATATCGAAAGCATTGAAGTACTGAAGGATGCTGCCGCTGCCGCTATCTATGGCTCGCGGGCAGCAGGCGGCGTTATTCTGGTAACTACCAAGAATGGTAAAAAAGGGCAGAGCCGTATCTCCCTCGATTCGTGGGTTGGCTGGAGCAAGCCTGTTCGCCTGTATGAGGTGCTGGGTGCCGAGGACTACATGCTGATCAAGAATGAGGCTGTTCGCAATCTGAATGCAAACCGTGCCTCCGTAGGGGCAGCGGCCAACAACCGAGAAGGTTTCCTGCCTTCGTATGATGCTGATGGAAACGTGGTTAATACGCGTTGGTATGACTATATCTACCGTACTGGCTTCTCTCATTCCAATGCCCTGAACTTCTCCGGCGGTACCGAAAAGACGAGCTATTATGCCTCGGTTGGCTACACGGGCCAGAATGGCATGTTGAAGAATAACGAATTCAAGCGCCTGTCGGGTCGAATAAACATTGACCACAAGGTGTATAAGAACTTCACCGTTGGCGCCCGCATTGGTTATTCTAATAACTACAACTCTTCGCCTAACTCCGGCTCAATAGGAGATGCGGCTTTCAGCATAGCAGGCTTGGGCCGGGCCCCACTGGTTTTGCCCCCCAACGTAGCTGCCCGCAATCCGGATGGCACTCCTAACATCAATACAGCAGGCAATGGCGTGGGTCCGGGAGCTAATACCAACCCAGCTCCCAACTACGCCCCCTTGGTTACTGGCTACTACAATCCCTTGGTTGACCTCGAGAACAACTACTTCACGTCGGAAGGCAACGAGATTCAGGGTAGCCTTTATGCCAACTGGGAAATCCTAAAAGGTCTGAACGTGCGAACCACATATGGTTTGAACAACAGCTCTTTTGAGGATCAATTGTTCTACACGGCGCTATCAGGTGATGGCTATGCTACGGGTGGACAGGCCGCCAACTACTTCCGCACCAATAAGCGCTGGAACTGGCAGAACACCGCTCAGTACGACCGCAGCTTTGGCAACCACAACGCATCTATTCTGCTAGGTGGCGAACAACAGCGCACACAGGTAGACCGCTGGGGTGCCAGCCGCACGCAGGTAGCTGATGACTTCTTTAACACGTATCAGGGCAACTACACCAATATTGCCGTATCCGGTAACTCACAGGGTGAGAACTACTTGGTGTCTTACTTTGGCCGTCTGACCTACGACTTCAACAAGAAGTATCTGGCCTCCATCAATGTGCGTCGCGATGGCTACTCAGCCTGGGGCAACGAAAAGTGGGGTAACTTCTACGGAGCATCTCTGGGCTACATTGTATCGGAAGAACAATTCTGGAAGGATGCTGCCTTTTCCAATGTCTTCAACTTTCTGAAGTTTACGGGTAGCTACGGCGAGGTAGGCAATAGTCAGGGCATCAATGACTTCGCTTCGCTGTCTACGTATGGTTCGGGCCTATATGGCTCTAGCGCCACGCTGGGTTACTCTACAGCTGGCAACCCTGATTTGACCTGGGAAACCAGCAAAAAGACCGATGTTGGCTTCTCTTTCGGCTTATTTCAGGATCGGGTACAGGGTGACTTCTCTTACTATCGCAACCTTGTTGATGGGTTGATTCTGGATGTACCTCAGGCACCTTCCAGAGGCGTTCCGAATAATACCATTGCCGCCAACGTAGGCTCGATGCGCAACACGGGTATTGAGTTAAACATGAACCTCCGCGCTATCCAGGGTAAAGACTTTAGCTGGACAGTAAACGGTAACTATACCACCCTGAAAAACCGCGTAGAGACACTTGTAACGGAAGGCCAGCGCATTGCGACCGCTACTTCTGGTCTTGAGATTGTCAACTTCACGGAAGTAGGCCGGTCAGTCGGCGAAATTCTGGCTGTTCCATCGTTAGGGGTTAACCCACTCACCGGGCAGCGCATGGTGCGCAAAATTGACGGTACTGTGGTGCAGTACAACCACTTAGGTACCACTGGCCCAGGCTCTACGGGCTGGACAACGCTCGATGGTGTAAACACTACGGCTCCTACGCAGCTGGCCGACGGTATTTACTATGGCCCAACACTGCCCAAGTGGTATGGTGGCTTCGACAACACGTTCCGCTACAAGAATTTTGACCTAGGCGTATTCATTCAGTTCTCGGGGGCAATTATATCTATAATGGCACCAAATCGGGCTTGCATGACCAGCGCTTCTGGAACAATGAAAAAGATATCATGA
- a CDS encoding RagB/SusD family nutrient uptake outer membrane protein encodes MNTILKNKAKVAVFTALLSMGAFSCQTDLLEPVPETVFSDLVVFDTPTRVALQVNSLYTYVKAGAFYGGRYQVYGDIRADDFIVQTSNNVTGYSVWNHTLTESSQNDVTNLWNAAYAAINQVNVFLAGLDANTAKFVAPAFPADFATTTANAYRGEARLLRALSYHALLQLYARPYADAQGSKPGLPLRILAETGSTNNDLARSTVAEVYDQILADLIFAEQNLPLTYSSAALSTTRAHRNTAIALKTRVLLTMGRYAEVITEANKIVPATAPFTATTGVAHALNPSIAAVFTFPQETTENILGFPFTAQNAPGTQNQLGYYFLPGSRGGNGEYALNSDGILGNAAWSATDTRRTSFVFRVGTTPYLTKYSNGSTSTNPYLDKAPVIRYAEVLLNLAEARARVNGPADAQAVALLNAVRTRSAGTPYTQATVNNILLERRIEFLGEGIRNMDIMRLNATIPAKSSVGAVAPSDPLYVWPIPSGELQANALMTRN; translated from the coding sequence ATGAATACGATACTAAAGAATAAGGCAAAGGTGGCTGTTTTCACTGCCTTACTAAGCATGGGAGCCTTCTCCTGCCAGACTGATTTGCTGGAGCCGGTTCCAGAAACTGTATTTTCTGACTTGGTAGTGTTTGACACCCCCACGCGTGTTGCACTGCAGGTTAATTCACTATACACCTATGTAAAGGCTGGCGCCTTTTATGGCGGCCGCTACCAGGTGTACGGCGATATTCGGGCCGACGATTTTATCGTGCAAACGAGTAATAACGTGACCGGCTACAGTGTATGGAATCATACGCTCACCGAGTCATCGCAAAACGACGTTACTAACCTCTGGAACGCAGCGTATGCCGCTATCAACCAGGTGAATGTGTTCCTGGCTGGACTTGACGCCAACACGGCGAAGTTTGTAGCTCCGGCTTTTCCCGCCGACTTTGCGACTACTACGGCCAACGCTTACCGGGGTGAGGCTCGGCTGCTCCGGGCGCTGAGCTACCACGCGCTTTTGCAGCTGTATGCCCGGCCTTATGCCGATGCTCAGGGTAGCAAGCCCGGCTTGCCCTTACGCATTCTGGCAGAAACAGGATCGACCAACAATGACCTGGCACGTAGCACAGTAGCCGAAGTGTATGACCAGATTTTGGCTGATCTGATCTTCGCTGAGCAAAACTTGCCCCTGACGTATAGTAGTGCTGCCTTAAGCACAACCAGAGCACATCGTAATACCGCTATTGCGCTAAAAACGCGGGTGCTTCTGACTATGGGCCGCTATGCTGAAGTTATTACGGAAGCCAATAAGATTGTGCCCGCCACTGCGCCTTTCACAGCAACCACCGGCGTAGCACATGCTTTGAATCCGTCGATAGCTGCCGTATTTACTTTTCCCCAGGAAACCACGGAGAACATTCTGGGCTTCCCGTTCACAGCTCAGAACGCACCTGGCACCCAGAATCAGCTTGGGTATTATTTCCTGCCCGGTTCGCGGGGAGGCAATGGCGAATATGCCCTGAACTCCGATGGTATTCTGGGCAATGCGGCTTGGTCGGCGACGGATACGCGCAGAACGAGTTTTGTATTCCGGGTCGGAACTACTCCTTATCTGACGAAGTATTCCAATGGCTCTACCTCCACAAATCCTTATCTGGATAAAGCGCCGGTTATTCGCTACGCCGAGGTGCTCCTGAATCTGGCAGAGGCTCGGGCTCGGGTAAATGGCCCTGCCGATGCTCAGGCAGTGGCCCTACTCAACGCTGTGCGTACGCGCTCGGCCGGCACGCCCTATACGCAAGCCACGGTGAACAATATTCTACTGGAGCGCCGTATCGAGTTTTTGGGCGAAGGAATTCGCAACATGGACATCATGCGTTTGAACGCAACAATTCCCGCCAAAAGCTCCGTTGGTGCCGTAGCCCCATCCGACCCACTCTATGTGTGGCCAATTCCGTCTGGCGAACTGCAAGCCAATGCGCTGATGACCCGCAACTAG
- a CDS encoding DEAD/DEAH box helicase: MNYLNATPIQEQAIPKIIEGKDLIACAQTGTGKTAAYLLPLLDRISHAKHGHTSTLILVPTRELATQIDEQVTGFGYFVEASSIAIYGGGKSEGWEQQKRALTSGADIIIATPGRLIAHLQMGYVKFDQIKYLVLDEADKMMDMGFSDDILNIVRQLPKKRQTLLFSATMPNKIRDFSKQILNEPEEIRLAVSKPAAGIDQQLYMAFDRQKIYILEHILKTQNVQSMVLFTSQKAAVGNIVRSINKLGYVAQGISSDRTQEEREKIMRDFKNKQFPILVATDVLSRGIDIDSLSHVVNYDIPRAAEDYVHRIGRTARAATTGTAITFIADQDQDRVLKIEKLIERELEKKNITEELGLGPAPEFDPKRFSGLGGKIGGRPARNGHSGGGSSRDGGGRGPRREGPRDGSRPPRRDADANDPAQKERIAKANAALAALDAGGAPAQPYQRPPRAPRPEGEVREPRAPRAEGEPTNGSSQPRTPREPRAEGEAGEAQKRRKRGGRNRNNRGPRPEASGAETTQTAPPVSTGE; this comes from the coding sequence ATGAATTATCTGAATGCCACGCCCATACAGGAGCAGGCGATTCCCAAAATTATTGAAGGTAAAGACCTGATTGCCTGCGCCCAGACGGGTACCGGCAAAACGGCGGCCTACCTCCTCCCCCTCCTCGACCGCATTTCGCACGCCAAGCACGGCCATACCTCCACCCTTATTCTGGTGCCAACCCGTGAACTGGCCACGCAGATTGATGAGCAGGTAACGGGCTTTGGCTACTTCGTAGAAGCCAGCAGCATTGCAATTTATGGCGGCGGCAAAAGCGAAGGTTGGGAGCAGCAGAAACGCGCCCTCACCAGCGGCGCCGACATTATTATTGCTACGCCGGGCCGCCTGATTGCCCACTTGCAAATGGGCTACGTGAAGTTCGACCAGATCAAGTATCTGGTGCTGGATGAGGCCGATAAGATGATGGACATGGGCTTCTCCGATGACATCCTCAACATCGTGCGCCAGCTACCGAAGAAGCGCCAGACGCTGCTGTTCTCGGCTACCATGCCCAATAAAATCCGCGATTTCTCGAAGCAGATTCTAAACGAGCCCGAGGAAATTCGGTTGGCTGTATCCAAGCCTGCTGCTGGCATCGATCAGCAGCTGTACATGGCTTTCGACCGCCAGAAAATCTATATTCTGGAACACATTCTCAAAACCCAGAATGTGCAGAGTATGGTGCTATTTACCTCCCAAAAAGCGGCCGTGGGCAACATTGTGCGGTCTATCAATAAGCTAGGTTACGTGGCCCAGGGCATCAGTTCCGACCGCACTCAGGAAGAGCGCGAGAAGATTATGCGCGACTTCAAAAACAAGCAGTTCCCGATTCTGGTAGCTACCGACGTGCTTAGCCGCGGCATCGACATTGACAGCCTTTCGCACGTGGTGAACTACGATATTCCGCGGGCCGCGGAAGATTACGTTCACCGCATCGGCCGCACGGCTCGCGCTGCTACCACCGGTACGGCCATTACCTTCATTGCCGATCAGGACCAGGACCGCGTGCTTAAGATTGAAAAGCTTATTGAGCGGGAGCTGGAAAAGAAGAATATTACTGAAGAGCTAGGTTTGGGCCCCGCTCCGGAGTTCGATCCGAAGCGCTTTAGTGGTCTGGGGGGCAAAATTGGGGGTCGTCCGGCTCGCAATGGTCATTCTGGCGGTGGCAGCTCGCGTGATGGTGGCGGCCGTGGTCCACGCCGCGAAGGCCCCCGTGATGGCAGCCGCCCACCCCGCCGCGATGCTGATGCCAACGACCCAGCGCAGAAAGAGCGTATTGCGAAGGCCAATGCTGCCCTAGCTGCTCTCGACGCCGGTGGTGCACCAGCGCAGCCTTACCAGCGCCCGCCCCGCGCCCCGCGCCCGGAAGGCGAAGTGCGGGAGCCGCGTGCGCCCAGAGCTGAGGGAGAACCAACGAATGGCAGCAGCCAACCAAGGACACCACGCGAGCCTCGGGCCGAAGGCGAAGCTGGTGAAGCTCAGAAACGCCGCAAGCGTGGCGGCCGCAACCGCAATAACCGTGGCCCGCGACCCGAAGCTAGTGGCGCAGAAACCACGCAGACCGCACCTCCCGTGTCTACCGGAGAATAA
- a CDS encoding CaiB/BaiF CoA transferase family protein, which translates to MELASVLAGPQVGQFFAELGATVLKIEAPSGDVTRTWKTSSETSETDISAYFAASNWGKKSIVLDLTTDHGQEAIRAFAARADIVLTSYKPGDSEKLGANYATFSAINPRLIYGHLTGYGPATNRAGYDAVLQAEAGFMYLNGPPGSEPLKMPVAMIDLLAAHQLKEGLLTALYQRTHTNRGAYVQVSLLDSALASLANQAATWLVTGHDPKPLGSGHPGIVPYGTVYRAADGRQLVLAVGSDRQFGLLCEFLARPEWAVDARFQTNVLRVANRTVLEELLRQRIGQVNGDELLQTLEKQAVPAGAVRTVGEALQHASAAQMILPPTADFPHPGLRTVAFQSNTWQCAAALTSPPHLAQHQVETESLNPGSGQHDLG; encoded by the coding sequence TTGGAGCTGGCCTCCGTGCTGGCGGGGCCGCAGGTCGGGCAGTTCTTCGCCGAGCTTGGGGCGACGGTACTAAAAATAGAAGCTCCCAGCGGCGACGTAACCCGCACCTGGAAGACCTCATCCGAAACTTCTGAAACGGATATCTCCGCCTATTTCGCCGCTTCCAACTGGGGCAAAAAGTCTATCGTGTTAGACCTGACCACGGATCACGGTCAAGAAGCTATTCGTGCCTTTGCCGCTCGTGCTGATATTGTGCTAACCAGCTACAAACCAGGCGATTCCGAAAAGCTGGGTGCTAATTACGCCACCTTTTCAGCTATCAATCCGCGCCTCATCTACGGGCATCTTACTGGTTACGGCCCTGCCACCAACCGTGCGGGCTACGATGCCGTGCTACAGGCCGAAGCAGGATTTATGTACCTGAACGGCCCGCCCGGCAGCGAACCACTGAAAATGCCCGTGGCCATGATCGATCTGCTCGCAGCTCATCAGCTAAAAGAAGGCCTGCTCACCGCGCTCTACCAGCGCACACACACAAACCGGGGTGCCTACGTGCAGGTGTCGTTGCTCGACAGCGCATTGGCTTCCCTGGCCAACCAGGCCGCAACCTGGCTTGTTACTGGCCACGATCCCAAGCCTTTAGGATCTGGGCATCCGGGCATTGTGCCTTACGGCACCGTGTATCGCGCCGCCGATGGCCGGCAGCTTGTGCTGGCCGTGGGCAGCGACCGACAGTTTGGATTGCTGTGTGAATTCTTGGCCCGACCAGAGTGGGCCGTGGATGCCCGCTTTCAAACGAATGTGCTGCGCGTGGCTAACCGGACTGTATTGGAAGAGCTATTGCGGCAACGCATAGGGCAGGTAAATGGCGACGAACTGCTCCAAACGCTGGAAAAGCAGGCGGTACCGGCAGGTGCTGTGCGCACGGTAGGAGAAGCGCTGCAACACGCGTCAGCGGCGCAAATGATTTTGCCCCCCACAGCTGATTTTCCGCATCCGGGTCTGCGAACGGTCGCTTTTCAGAGTAATACTTGGCAATGCGCGGCCGCACTCACGAGCCCGCCGCATCTTGCTCAGCATCAAGTAGAAACTGAGTCGTTGAACCCTGGATCTGGCCAGCACGATTTAGGCTAG
- the trpS gene encoding tryptophan--tRNA ligase → MSRILTGIQSTGRPHLGNLLGAILPAIELSKSAQNDSLYFIADLHSLTTVRDAQVLRQNTYAVAAAWLACGFDTEKNLFYRQSDVPQVTELTWYLSCFTPYPMLANAHSFKDKSDRLADVNAGLFTYPVLMAADILLYDADIVPVGKDQIQHLEITRDIAATFNSRYGETFVLPKARVDEQLMTIPGTDGQKMSKSYGNIIDIFAPEKELLKTIKTIVTDSRGLDDPKDPENDTIFKLYSLLASPADTQIMRKKYLAGGYGYGHAKQALFDLIMQRFATEREQFNFFMQNLPELDARLAEGARKAQTYGREILNRVREKVGYSI, encoded by the coding sequence ATGTCCCGAATTCTCACCGGCATCCAAAGCACCGGCCGCCCGCACCTCGGCAACTTACTGGGGGCCATTTTGCCCGCTATTGAGCTGTCGAAAAGCGCCCAGAACGACTCGCTGTATTTCATTGCTGATCTGCACTCCCTAACTACGGTGCGCGACGCGCAGGTACTGCGGCAAAATACCTACGCCGTAGCAGCAGCCTGGCTGGCCTGCGGATTTGATACCGAGAAGAACCTGTTTTACCGCCAGTCCGATGTGCCCCAAGTAACGGAGCTGACGTGGTATCTGAGCTGCTTTACGCCGTATCCGATGCTGGCAAATGCGCACTCATTCAAGGATAAATCGGATCGTCTGGCAGACGTAAATGCGGGCCTGTTTACGTATCCGGTGCTTATGGCCGCTGATATTCTGCTCTATGATGCCGACATCGTGCCCGTGGGGAAAGACCAGATTCAGCACCTGGAAATCACGCGTGATATTGCCGCTACATTCAACAGCCGCTACGGCGAAACGTTTGTGCTTCCGAAGGCCCGTGTCGATGAGCAACTGATGACGATTCCGGGTACCGATGGACAGAAAATGAGCAAGAGCTACGGCAACATTATCGACATATTTGCTCCCGAAAAAGAGCTGCTCAAAACCATCAAAACTATCGTGACGGATAGCCGCGGACTTGACGACCCGAAAGACCCGGAAAACGATACTATTTTCAAGCTGTATTCCCTGCTCGCCTCCCCCGCCGACACTCAGATAATGCGCAAGAAATATCTGGCTGGCGGCTACGGTTATGGCCACGCCAAACAGGCGTTATTCGACCTGATTATGCAGCGTTTTGCTACTGAGCGGGAGCAGTTTAATTTCTTCATGCAAAACCTGCCTGAACTTGACGCACGCTTGGCCGAAGGTGCCCGCAAAGCGCAGACTTATGGCCGTGAGATTCTTAATAGAGTGCGCGAAAAAGTTGGGTATTCGATCTAG
- a CDS encoding ribonuclease Z, translated as MEFELKILGSASATPFLNRHHTAQVLSVDANSYLIDCGEGTQRRLMEYKVRHQRLGAIFISHLHGDHFFGLFGLLSTMHLHGRTEPLLLFGPAGLDDILSTQFRYSHTQLSFELNFTPVDTTQHALVYEDKYLTVHTLPMRHRIPCCGYLFREHPKRRHLDKTRLPADLTPTQLSRLAQGEDIFDEAGNIVVANADVTTDPSPSRSYAYCSDTLYTPALADLVRDVDLLYHEATFLDDMRERATLTHHSTARQAAHLARRANAHRLLIGHFSSRYRELEPLLDEAKAVFEWVELATEGKIVTL; from the coding sequence ATGGAGTTTGAGCTAAAAATCCTGGGTAGTGCTTCGGCCACGCCTTTTCTCAATCGGCACCACACAGCCCAGGTGCTCTCCGTCGACGCGAACTCTTACCTCATTGATTGCGGCGAAGGCACGCAGCGACGCCTGATGGAATACAAGGTGCGCCACCAGCGACTGGGGGCCATTTTTATTTCTCACCTCCACGGCGACCACTTCTTCGGACTGTTTGGGCTGCTTTCCACCATGCATCTGCACGGCCGCACCGAGCCGCTGCTGCTCTTCGGCCCGGCTGGCCTCGACGATATTCTTAGTACGCAGTTTCGCTATTCGCATACCCAGCTTTCTTTTGAGCTGAACTTTACGCCCGTCGATACCACGCAGCACGCGCTGGTGTATGAGGACAAGTATTTGACGGTGCATACCCTGCCGATGCGGCACCGGATTCCGTGTTGTGGCTACTTGTTTCGGGAACACCCCAAGCGCCGCCACCTCGATAAAACCCGCCTCCCGGCCGACCTCACTCCCACTCAGCTCAGCCGCTTGGCCCAAGGCGAAGACATCTTCGACGAAGCCGGCAATATAGTAGTGGCCAACGCCGACGTAACCACTGATCCTTCGCCTTCACGCAGCTACGCCTACTGCTCCGATACGCTCTACACGCCTGCCCTAGCGGACCTAGTGCGCGACGTAGATCTGCTGTATCACGAAGCTACTTTTTTGGATGATATGCGCGAGCGGGCCACGCTCACCCATCATTCTACGGCGCGGCAAGCAGCACATCTGGCGCGCCGGGCCAATGCTCACCGCCTGCTCATTGGTCACTTCTCCTCCCGTTACCGCGAGTTAGAGCCTTTATTAGATGAGGCAAAAGCAGTGTTTGAGTGGGTAGAGTTGGCGACCGAAGGCAAAATTGTGACGCTGTAA
- a CDS encoding STAS domain-containing protein → MKYSIDKKETYTIITIDEKKLDTTVAPDLKSEFVKLNAEGINNLILDLGNVKYTDSSGLSSILIANRLCNSTGGLLVLTGLQDHVMKLITISKLESVLHILPTVEEGIDRVFLHAIERDLTSKE, encoded by the coding sequence ATGAAGTACTCCATCGATAAAAAGGAAACTTACACCATCATCACTATTGATGAGAAGAAGCTGGACACCACGGTGGCCCCGGACCTAAAATCGGAGTTTGTCAAGCTGAACGCGGAAGGCATCAATAACCTCATCTTGGATCTGGGCAACGTGAAGTACACTGATTCTTCTGGCCTTAGCTCCATTCTGATTGCCAACCGCTTATGTAACTCTACCGGCGGTTTGCTGGTGCTCACGGGCTTGCAAGATCACGTGATGAAGCTTATCACCATCAGCAAGCTTGAATCAGTACTGCATATTCTGCCTACTGTTGAAGAAGGTATTGACCGCGTATTTCTGCACGCTATCGAGCGCGACTTGACCAGCAAGGAATAG
- a CDS encoding DUF4198 domain-containing protein gives MKTLIYVLLLASSIIAQASEFWLLPLRFFVVSGSKQNLYIFIGEDFLGKRWMGKSSRVARLMQYTATDSLNLTSAATRLDTLQANLAFHKPGLHLVTLSTTNAFAELTADQFTAYLQEAGLENALALRRQRNETTKPGREVYRRCAKTLLLAGSLIPHDSTFACVTGQALELVPEQNPYALKIGAALTVRVLYEGKPLPGTMVQIWQRGAPNQTITRRTKLYTNQNGRVLFHLSAPGSYMVSAVHIVPTKDRITADWQSTWTTLTFGFAPQKGV, from the coding sequence TTGAAGACTTTGATTTACGTGCTGTTATTAGCATCATCTATTATAGCTCAGGCCAGCGAATTCTGGCTACTTCCATTGCGCTTTTTTGTGGTATCTGGGAGCAAGCAAAATCTTTATATATTTATAGGAGAAGACTTTCTGGGTAAGCGCTGGATGGGCAAAAGCAGTCGTGTTGCCCGGCTTATGCAGTACACTGCCACCGACTCTCTGAACCTCACTTCAGCGGCTACTCGCTTGGATACGCTGCAAGCCAACCTTGCTTTTCACAAACCTGGCTTACACTTAGTGACGCTCTCAACCACGAATGCCTTTGCTGAGCTAACAGCCGATCAGTTCACAGCTTATCTGCAAGAGGCTGGGCTTGAAAATGCCTTAGCCTTACGCCGCCAGCGTAACGAAACCACTAAGCCCGGTCGGGAAGTGTACCGGCGTTGCGCTAAAACGCTGCTGCTCGCTGGCTCACTCATTCCCCACGACAGTACATTTGCTTGTGTCACCGGACAGGCCTTGGAGCTAGTTCCGGAGCAAAATCCTTACGCGCTCAAAATAGGAGCCGCCCTCACGGTACGCGTGCTGTATGAGGGAAAACCATTGCCGGGAACGATGGTGCAGATCTGGCAGCGTGGCGCCCCAAATCAAACAATTACGCGTCGGACCAAATTATACACCAACCAAAACGGGCGAGTACTGTTTCACTTGTCGGCGCCGGGCAGCTATATGGTCAGTGCGGTACATATAGTACCTACCAAAGACCGCATAACCGCCGATTGGCAAAGCACCTGGACTACCCTTACATTTGGATTTGCCCCCCAAAAGGGGGTATAG